In Nissabacter sp. SGAir0207, the genomic stretch CCGCAAATGGAGGGCGGCTACTCGACCGGCATCGGTGATATCAATGTCTTCGATATTTTCTTGCTAAAAACCAAAGGCGTACAGTTAGGCGTCGGCCCGCTGGTCTCCGCGCCGACGGCCAGCGACCACGCTTTTGGCACCGGCAAATGGCAGGCCGGGCTGGCGGCCGTGGTGGTCAAACTGGATCCGCGCTATATCGCCGCCGGGCTGTTGCAGTGGCAACAATCCTTTGCCGGCGACAGCGAGCGGGCGGATATGAATACCGTCACTTTCCAGCCTGCCTTAATGTATAACCTGCCGAAGGGATTCTATCTCCGTTCGACCGCCACCTGGACATTCGATGTGGAGAAGGGCGAGTACTATATTCCGGTAGGTCTGGGGATGGGCAAAGTGATTAAGGCCAATTCCGGCGACGTGTTTAATTTCTATCTGGAACCCCAATTCACCCTGTTCCATGACGGCGAACAAAAGCCCCAATTTACCCTCTATGGCGGTTTCAATATTACGTTTAAATAACGCAGGCACCGGTTTGCTGGCGGTGAACTGTTGCGGGAATATATTTCCGGCGACCAAGGTGAATATTATGATGAAGAAAACGATGATTGCTGCCCTGTGCAGTGGCCTGCTATTAACAGGGGCCTGCCCGGTACAGGCGCAGCCGACGAAACCCAATATCGTATTTATTTTGATGGATAACCTGGGATATGGCGAACCCGGTGTCTATGGCGGCGGAATCACGCGCGGCGCGCCGACGCCCAATGTCGATCAATTGGCCAGTGAAGGGCTACGGCTGACCAATTTTAACGTCGAGGCGCAGTGTACCCCCAGCCGTTCGGCAATCATGACCGGGCGGTTTGCCATCCGATCCGGCACCCACTCGGTGCCGATTGACGGCGGTATGGAGGGGCTGACGCAGTGGGAGGTGACGCTGCCGGAGGTGCTCTCTCAGGCGGGCTATCGCACCGCGCTGTTTGGCAAGTGGCACCTCGGCAGCAATCAGGGCCGCCTGCCAAACGATCAGGGATTTGATGAGTGGTATGGCATTCCGCGGACGTCAGATGAGGCGTTCTATCCTGACGATCCGCAGGCCCTCGCCAACCATGTGCCGCTGATGTACGTCATGGCAGGCAAAAAGGGCAGCAAGAGCCAGAATGTGAAACCCTACAGTCTGGAGGCCCGCCGGCAGATCGACACGGAGATTACCCAGCGCACCATCCAGTTCATGCAGCAGAGCGTGAAGGAGGGAAAACCTTTCTACGCCTATGTGCCCTTTACGCAGGTGCACTTCCCCTCACTGCCCAGCCCGGCGTTCGCCGGTAAAAGTGGCCACGGCGATTTTGCCGATTCGGTCATGGAGATGGATTACCACGTTGGTGAACTGCTGAAAGAGATAGACCGGCTGAAGGTGCGGGATAACACCCTGGTTATCTTCACCAGCGACAATGGCCCAGATGATAACTGGCCGTGGCAGGGCAGCGCTGGCCCGTGGCGCGGTTACTACTTCACCCATATGGAGGGGTCGCTGCGCACGCCCTTTATCATCCGCTGGCCGGGCAACGTGCCGGCAGGCCGCGTCAGCAATGAGATCGTCCATGAGGTGGACACCTTCACGACGCTGGCGCGCATCGGGGGCGGCAATATTCCTCAGGATCGCCCGATTGATGGCGTAGACCAGACCGACTTCTTCCTTGGCAAGACGCCGAACTCTGCCCGTAACGGCTTCCCGATCTATGTGGCCGACCGGCTGGAGGGGGTAAAGTGGAAAGAGTGGAAGATGGTGTTCTATGAAGAGCAACGCAACTGGTGGTCTCCGCCGGTGAAACTCGGCACCCCGAAAGCCTTTGACCTGATCACCGATCCGAAAGAGGAGTATCCGCAAAGTGGGTTGCGCACCACCTGGATCGCCCGGCCGCTGATTGGCGAGGCCGCCCGCTTTGTCGGCAGCCTGAAGAAGTACCCGCCGATTGCGGCTGGCACGCCCGATCCTTACCTGCCGCCCGTCCAAAAATAGCTGACGCACCCTGACGGTGGGGCGGCAGAGGCTGCCCCATCTGCCCAGCCAACCCGGTGATGATGATGATGAGAGATCTCTACCGCACCTTTCTGGCCGCCAGCATCAGTCTGGCGCTCTATCTCCCTGTGGCAAACGCCGTGGAGGGCGGCATGGGCCGGCCGCTGACCGGCGAGCAGATTGACCCGTTGGCTGGCGTGGTGCCGGTGGAGCCGGGCATCTATGCCGGGCTGAACGCCTACTACTATGATGGCGCCAGCCGCAACAGCGCCGTCCCGCGCGGCCATACGCTCGAGGGTGGCACGCAGCTAAGCGTGCTCTACACGACGCTGAGCCTCACCTATGTCTGGGGTTCGGTGGGGGCATGGAGCTTTGCCTCCTCACTGGCGCAACCCTTTCAGTATGCGGAGGTCAGCGCCTCCGTCAGCGGTACAACGCTGGCCGGGGAGCGCAGTGACCACTCGACGGAGATTGCCGATACGCTGCTGATCCCACTGCTGGTGGGTTACCACTTCAACGAGGCCAACCATCTGGCCATGTATGTGCAGATCTATGCCCCAACCGGCAGCTATAGCCCCGACCGGCTCTCCAGCGCCGGGCTGAACTACTGGACTTTCATCCCGACCCTTAGCTATACCCACCTCGACCCGGACTGGGGCATGGAGTACACCCTCTCTTGGGGGATGCAGTTCAACACTACCAACCCGGACACGCACTACCAGAGCGGCACCCTCTCCACGCTGGATGCCCTCGCCATCAAACGTTTCAACAACGGACTGGGCATCGGGCTGGCGGGCGGCTGGATTAAACAGGTAAGCGATGACCGCGGCGGGCTGGCCACTGTTCTGGGAGGCTATCGCTCCCAGTCCTGGGGAGTCGGGCCGATCGTTACGTGGGAGGGCAAGGAGGGGAACCTGCCATTGTCGCTGTCACTGCGCTGGATCAATGAGTTTGCCGTCAAAAACCGGCCTGATGGTAACGCCTTCGAACTGAGCCTCGCGGGCCAGTTTTAATTCCTCATTTCAACAGCAGGGAGCCTATGGCAAACAGCATCCTACTACCGGGCGCGCAACCCGCTGCCCCCCTAAAAAGCCAGTTCTACACCATGGTGAAGCCGGTCGGTGCCAGCTGCAATCTGGATTGCCGCTACTGCTACTACCTGCACAAAGAGAGCCTGTTGCAGCAGCAACGCAGCCAGCCGATGCCGCCGGCGCTGCTTGCCGAGTGGGTTAAGCAGTATATCGCGTCACAAAGTGGCAGGGAGATCGTCTTTTCATGGCAGGGCGGCGAGCCGACGCTGGCGGGTCTGGCCTATTTCGAGCAGATCATCACCCTGCAACAGCGCTTCCAACCCGCTGGCCAGCGCATTGTGAACACCCTGCAAACCAACGGCACCTTGCTGAATGAGAGGTGGTGCCGCTGGCTGAAGGCGCATGACTTTTTGGTCGGGCTGAGCATCGACGGCCCGGAGAAGCTGCACGACGCCTTTCGCCTGACGCGCCAGCAGCAACCGACATTTGGCATGGTGATGCGCGGCGTGGAGATGCTGAAAAAGCATAATGTGGCGTTTAACACGCTGACGGTGGTCAACCGGCTGAACGCGCACCATCCGCTGGAGGTTTACCGCTTCCTGCGTGATGAGGTGCGGCCATTGATGATTCAGCTGATCCCCTGCGTGGAACCCAAGGACTTTTGCCGCACGGCCCCGCAGAGCTGGCGTGCCGACCAGATGCCGCGCGTCGGCTCGGCCGCCACCTTCCCCGGCGACCCGGCCGCGGTGGTCACGGACTGGTCAGTCAAGGCAAGCCAGTGGGGCGACTTTTTGTGCCGCGTTTTCGACGAGTGGTACGGCAAAGATTTAGGTTTCGTGTTCGTGAACCTGTTTGAGACCGCCGTGGCACAGATGATGGGGCTGCCAGCCCAGATCTGCACCCACTCACGCGAGTGTGGCAAAGCGCTGGCGCTGGAGCAAGATGGCTCGGTTTACGCCTGTGATCACTATGTTTACCCCGAGTACCGGCTGGGCAACATCCAGCAGACGCCGATCGCCACGCTGGCCTCCTCAGCGCGCCAGTCGCAGTTTGGCCGCGACAAAAGCGCCGCGCTAACGGCCTATTGCCGCCAATGCGTCCATCTTTCCCTGTGCTGGGGCGAGTGCCCACGCAACCGCTTTATCCAGACCCCCGACGGAGAGCCGGGCCTGAACTATCTCTGCCCCGGCCTAAAAAAATTCTACCAGCACGCCCACCCAGCCCTGCGCCGCATGGCCGCAGACCTCGCCTGAACCGCACCGTTCAGGCATAAAAAAATCCACGCAATAGCGTGGATTTTTGGGTTCACAGGCACGGCAGGACGTGCGTGGAATTAGACGTTGAACAGGAAGTTCATCACGTCGCCATCTTTGACGATGTACTCTTTACCTTCAGAGCGCATCTTGCCGGCTTCTTTGGCGCCTTGCTCACCCTTGTAGGTGATGAAGTCGTCATAGGCGATGGTCTGGGCGCGGATGAAGCCTTTCTCAAAGTCGGTGTGGATCTTGCCTGCGGCCTGCGGGGCGGTAGCGCCTACCGGGATAGTCCAGGCGCGCACTTCTTTCACGCCAGCGGTGAAGTAGGTTTGCAGGCTCAGCAGCTCGTAACCGGCGCGGATCACGCGGTTCAGGCCCGGCTCTTCCAGACCCAGCTCGGCCATGAACTCGGCGCGGTCTTCATCTTCCAGCTCGGCGATGTCAGACTCGACGGCCGCGCAGACTGCCACTACCACGGAACCTTCGTTGGCCGCGATCTCACGCACCTGATCCAGATACGGGTTGTTCTCGAAACCATCTTCGTTGACGTTGGCGATGTACATGGTCGGTTTCAGCGTCAGGAAGCTCAGGTAGCGGATGGCTGCCTTGTCTTCTGCGCTCAGATCCAGCGCGCGCAACATGCCAGCGTTCTCCAGCTGCGGCAGGCACTTCTCCAGTGCGGCCAGTTCCGCTTTCGCGTCTTTGTCACCGCCTTTGGCTTTCTTCTGCACACGCTGGATGGCGCGTTCGCAGGTCTCGAGGTCAGAGAGCGCCAGCTCGGTGTTGATCACGTCGATATCTTCCGCCGGGTTCACTTTGCCCGCCACGTGGATGATATTGTCGTTCTCAAAGCAGCGCACCACGTGGCCGATGGCCTCGGTCTCACGGATGTTGGTCAGGAACTGGTTGCCCAGACCCTCGCCCTTGGAGGCACCCTTCACCAGACCGGCGATGTCCACGAACTCCATGGTGGTCGGTACCACGCGCTGCGGCTTGATAATCTCCGCCAGTTTATCCAGACGCGGATCGGGCATCGGCACCACGCCGGTGTTGGGTTCTATGGTGCAGAACGGAAAGTTCGCCGCCTCAATGCCCGCTTTGGTCAGGGCGTTGAACAGCGTAGATTTACCCACGTTCGGCAGGCCGACGATACCGCATTTGAATCCCATGTTTATATCACCTTAATCGCTTAAATATCATGCGGTTAACAATGTCCGCACAATCGAATTGCACACTATCACGTTATTATACACGGAAAGCGCCGTTATCTCGATCCGCATCTGCCGCCCGGTGGCCGGGCTTGCCTTTCACGCCTCCATTACCGATACTGCTACTTCTGATTAACTAACTGGAAACGCGCCGGATGCACTTTCTGCCTACTCCACCCTGAGTTGTGATCCCGCCCTGGCAGCGCTCGCTGCACCTCATCGCGCCTGCGATGGATTCTGTATCCCCTGAACTGGGGAGCTGTGGTACATCCTATAAAATGTGGAAATTCTCATGTCTGGAATGAAGAACGCCAGGCTCGCTGACGTCAAAAATGATGTCCTGGCGGGCTGCGTCGTTGCGGTCTCTATGGTCCCGGAAGCGGTCGGCTTCTCGCTGGTGGCGGGACTGTCACCCATCGTTGGCCTGCACACGGCCTTTATCATCGGTCTGGTGACCGCCCTGTTTGGCGGCAAGCCCGGCATGGTCTCCGGCGCGGCCGGATCGATCGTGGTGGTGCTAATGAGCCTGGCCAGCGAACATGGTATGGCCTACGTGCTGTGGGCGACCATTTTCGCCGGCCTGATCCAGATTGCCATCGGCGCGTTCCGCCTCGGCAAGTTCATCCGGCTGGTGCCGCTGCCAGCGATCCACGGCTTCGTCAATGGGCTGGCGATTGTGATCATGCTGGCGCAGCTGCATATGATTGCCGGACAGGGGCCGCTGATGTATGGGCTGGTGCTGCTGGCGATTCTGGTGGTCTGCCTGTTCCCGAAGGTGACCCGCGTCATCCCGTCGTCGCTGGCGGCGCTGATCATTGTGTCGGCAGTGGCCATCGGCTTTAACCTGCACACCCTGCGGGTCGGCGACATGGCGGACATCACCGGTACGCTGCCGAGCTTCAGTCTGCCGACCGTGCCGCTGACATTGGAGACGCTGCGCATCGTGCTGCCCTATGCGGTGGTCATCGCGCTGGTGGGCCTGATTGAGTCGCTGCTGACCATGACAGTGCTGGATGAGATGGGCGACAAGAAGGGCAACGGCAACCGTGAAAGCATCGCGCAGGGGGCGGGCAATACCCTGTGTGGGCTGTTTGGCTGCTTCGCCGGCTGCGCCATGATTGGCCAGTCCATCATCAACTTCACTTCTGGCGGGCGCGGGCGTCTCTCCGGCACCGTGGGGGCGCTGCTGCTGATTCTGTTCGTGGTCAGCCTGTCGCACTATATTGGCCTGCTGCCGGTGGCGGCGCTGGCTGGCATCATGCTGGTGGTCTGCTACAACACCTTTGAGTGGAGTTCACTGCGCCGCCTGCGCCGGATGCCAAAAGCCGATGCGCTGGTGATGGTGATCGTCACGTTGATTACCATTTTCACCGATCTGGCGGTGGCGGTGATCAGTGGGGTGATCATCTCCGCGCTGGTCTTCGCCTGGCAGCACGCGCGCATCACGGTGCGCCGCCGCCAACAACAGGGCGACGTGGCGATTTACCAGTTGGAGGGGCCATTGTTCTTTGGCTCTACCGCCTCTTTTGCGGAGCTGTTCGACCCGGCCCAGGATCCAGAGGAGGTGGTAATTGACTTCGCGGCAACGCGGGTGATGGACTCCAGCGGCGTGGAGGCGATTGATAAGCTGACCGGCCGCTACCTGGACGCCGGCAAGCGCATCCGCCTGCGCCACCTCAGCCCGGATTGCGTACGGTTGCTGGCGAAAGCTGGCCCGTTCTGTAGCCATGAGCTGGACGATCCGCACTATTTTGTGGCGGAAGAGGATTACCAGCCGGATGAGGGGAAAGCGGGGACGGGCGACATTCGCCGCACCTGATGGGGAAGGGCGGCGGGCAGCAGGCCCGCCGCCTGAACGTCATGCCTTGAAGCTGTGCAGGCGGCGCATCGCCACCTCCAGACCCTCTTTCATCAACAGTTCGGTACAGCGCAACGACTCATCAATCGCGCTGTCAATCAGCTGCTGTTCGCTGGTGGGCGGCTTGCCAAGCACAAAGCCCACCACCTTATTCTTGTCACCCGGATGGCCGATGCCGATGCGCAGGCGGTAGAAGTTCGGGTTGTTGCCCAATTTGCTCTGGATGTCCTTCAGCCCATTATGGCCGCCGTTGCCGCCACCCAGCTTGATCTTCGCGACGCCGGGCGGAATATCCAGCTCATCGTGCGCGACCAAAATCTCGTCCGGGTTGAGACGGTAGAAGGTCGCCATCGCGGCCACGGCCTTGCCGCTCAGGTTCATAAAGGTGCTCGGCACCAGCAAGCGCACATCCTGCCCCGCCAGATTCAGCCGGCCCGTGTGGCCGAAAAACTTGCTCTCCTCTTTCAAGGAGACATTGTGCTGGCGCGCCAGCAGATCGACGAACCAGGCACCGGCATTGTGGCGGGTCTGGGCATATTCAGCGCCTGGGTTTGCCAGGCCAACGATGAGTTTTATGCTGCTCACGGGAATTCGCTTAACTAAGAATGAAGCCGGTTAGTTTACCCGTGGATGAACCTAATGACAAAAGCCGCCGCACGGGGTGCCAAACCCCATGCATTTCGAATAGTGAACTCTGTAAACTATTAAAAATGCTAAGCAAAACGCCGCCAATTCCGTAAAGATTTGTCAAAATTCGCACCACTCTGTGATCGTAACCGCAAACGCCACCATAAGCGCTTCCTATACTTGAGCCTGTTAGCGGCCATCATTAATCAGGTGACCTCAAGGAGGTGACATATGAGACGCAGAAACGCAACCCGGCTAGGTAACGTCCTGATGGGCATCGGGTTAATCACCATGGTGGGCGGGGTTGGCTACTCAATGCTCAACCAGTTGCCACAACTCAATCTGCCGCAGTTTTTCGCCCACGGCGCGGTGGTCAGTATCTTCGTGGGGGCGTTGCTCTGGCTGGCTGGGGCAAGGATCGGTGGCCGTGAACAGGTTTGCGATCGCTACTGGTGGGTTAAACATTTCGATAAGCGCTGTACCCGCTCGCATACCCATCATCCCCGCTGATGTTAGCGATAAAAAAACCGCCGGCATAACCGGCGGTTTTTTGTTGCAAGCAGAGTTAACGCGAGGGCCAGGGGCCGCCCGAATTAATGCTCGAACATCGCAGAGATAGACTCTTCGTTGCTGATACGGCGAATGGCTTCCGCCAGCATACCGGAGAGGGTCAGGGTGCGCACTTTGCTCAGGGCGCGGATCTCTGGGGAGAGCGGGATGGTGTCGCACACTACCACTTCGTCAATGACGGAGTTTTTGATGTTCTCAACGGCATTGCCAGAGAAGATCGGGTGGGTGGCGTAAGCAAACACGCGCTTGGCACCGCGCTCTTTCAGCGCTTCCGCCGCCTTGCACAGGGTGCCGCCGGTGTCGATCATGTCATCCACCAGCACGCAGTCACGGCCAGCCACGTCACCGATGATGTGCATCACCTGGGAGACGTTGGCGCGCGGACGGCGCTTGTCGATGATCGCCATGTCGGTGTCGTTCAGCAGCTTGGCAATGGCACGGGCGCGCACCACACCGCCGATGTCTGGAGAGACCACAATCGGGTTCTCCAGGTTCTGTTGCAACATATCTTCCAGCAGGATCGGGCTGCCAAAGACGTTGTCTACCGGCACATCGAAGAAGCCTTGAATCTGTTCAGCATGCAGGTCCACAGTCAGCACACGGTCTACCCCTACGCTGGAGAGGAAGTCCGCCACCACTTTCGCGGTGATGGGCACACGCGCGGAGCGCACGCGGCGATCCTGGCGGGCATAGCCGAAGTAGGGGATTACCGCGGTGATGCGGCCTGCGGAGGCGCGGCGCAGCGCATCGACCATCACCACCAACTCCATCAGGTTGTCGTTGGTGGGGGCACAGGTGGACTGGATGATGAAAATATCACCACCGCGTACGTTTTCGTTGATTTGTACGCTCACTTCGCCGTCGCTGAAACGACTTACAGCAGCGTCACCAAGGCTGGTGTACAAACGGTTGGCAATACGTTGTGCTAGTTCCGGGGTGGCGTTACCAGCAAAAAGCTTCATATCAGGCACGAGAAGAACCTCAGGCTTGCGTCCAGAGAAGATATTGTAGGCACGTTCGCGGGCATGCCCCAATATACATACGGGTATTCCATCACGTCATCCGCCGGCGGTGCAGGGCAGGCCGGCGGTCATCAACTCCCGGCGCGGGCGCGGTGTAGCGGCGATATATTGACGCCTCGTGCCACAAAACCGCGTACCCACTCAGGAGCCTGACTCAAAACCTGGCGGGCAGCGGATTCACTGTCAAATTCAGCAAAAACACATGCTCCGGTGCCAGTCAGGCGTGACGGCGCGTATTCTAACAGCCATGAAAGAAGCTGTTCAACCTCGCAAAAACGTTTTCTTGCAATCGGTTCGCAATCATTTGCGTAGGGTGAGGTGAGCAGCACATCTATTGGCCGGACTGGGGTATTTCTCGTCAGTTCCGGGTCGCCAAAGATCACCGGCGTCGGGATGCTCACCCCAGGGTGCGCTACCAGGTACCACTTCTCCGCGGGATCAGCCGGTTGCAGCTGCTCGCCAATGCCCTCGGCAAAGGCGGCATGGCCGCGCACGAACACCGGCACATCCGCGCCCAGCTGGACGCCCAGCGCCGCCAGCGCCTCATCGCTCAGGCCGCACTGCCACAGCTCGTTGAGCGCCACCAGTACCGTCGCGGCATTGGAGGAGCCACCGCCCAGCCCGCCGCCCATTGGCAGCACCTTCTCCACGCTGAGCGTGGCGCCCGGCGGCAGCGGGAGGCCCGCCGCCACACAGTGGCTCTGCAACAGCCGGGCGGCGCGCACCATCAGGTTCTGCTCATCGGGCACCCCCGCAACGGGGGTGCTGAGCACAATCTGCCCATCCTCACGCGGCGCAACGCCAATGGTGTCGCCATACTCCAAAAACTGGAACAGCGTTTGCAGCAGGTGGTAGCCATCCGGCCGGCGACCGGTGATATAGAGGAACAGGTTCAGTTTCGCCGGCGAGGGCCAGTAACGCGTCATTGGCTGACAACCCAGCGGTTCATCTTAAGCTTGATGCGCTGCTCGCCCTGCGTCAGCGTCAGGTTGCTGGGCAGTGACGGTTGCACCTCATCATTATAGTCGGCATAGGTGACTTTCCAGGTCAGGCCATTTTGCTGGTAGGTCAGGGCGCTCAGGCGGTAGCGGTCATCCAGCGTAAAGTCGCTGGCATCGCCCGGCAGGCCGAGCATCCACTGGCGCAGGCTGTTGAGCGGAATGGCCATGCCAGTCAGCTTCTGCAACATCTCTTCCGGGTTGTCGCTGACATACTGCTTGCCCTCACTGTTGGTCAGCTGCGCTACGCCATTCTGCACCTTCAGCTCCATCTCGGTGCTGCCGAGCGGGTTGGTGAGCAGCAGACGGTAGCTGGTCGGGCTGAACTGTTGCCAGAAGAAGTTGGCGTAGACCTTCTGCCGGTCGGAGAGGTAGGCGAAGGCGCCGCGCGTCTGGTAAGCGCTCAGGTGCTGAACCTGCTGCTGGTGCTGCTGCCACTGCGGGGAGTCGGGGCTGGTGGCCGGGCCGCGCGGGGTGGTGCTACAGGCCGCCAGCAGCACGCTGGCGAGGGGCAGAAGGCGCAACAGGGCGGGGAGGCGGGTTCGCGGTTGCATTGGCATATAATTTATCGTGTCCTTGTCGAATGGTACGTTAATTCTAACATAAGCTGCCCACGCTAAACGGCGAAACCCCGGAGCGTCAATTTTCTTATGTTACTGATCCCCGGCGAGAACAGGATTTCGTCAATTGCACTGATAATGCGGTCTTACTTTTATTGATCCCGCTCATCAAGTAGAATGCCGCTCAGACCAATCCCATATCAAGACAAGTATTATTCAAAGCCATTCCCATGACCCTGCTTGCATTAGGTATTAACCATAAAACCGCGCCAGTGTCGTTGCGTGAACGGGTGACCTTCTCCCCGGATACCCTCGATCAGGCGTTGGACAGCCTGCTCCAGCAACCGTTGGTGCAGGGTGGCGTTGTATTGTCTACCTGTAACCGCACCGAGCTGTACCTCAGCGTGGAGGAGAAGGAGAACCTGCAGGAGCAGCTGGTGGCCTGGCTCTGCGACTACCACCATCTCAGCGAAGATGAGGTGCGCAAAAGCCTCTACTGGCATCAGGACAACGATGCCGTCAGCCACCTGATGCGCGTCGCCAGCGGGCTGGATTCATTGG encodes the following:
- a CDS encoding arylsulfatase; translated protein: MMKKTMIAALCSGLLLTGACPVQAQPTKPNIVFILMDNLGYGEPGVYGGGITRGAPTPNVDQLASEGLRLTNFNVEAQCTPSRSAIMTGRFAIRSGTHSVPIDGGMEGLTQWEVTLPEVLSQAGYRTALFGKWHLGSNQGRLPNDQGFDEWYGIPRTSDEAFYPDDPQALANHVPLMYVMAGKKGSKSQNVKPYSLEARRQIDTEITQRTIQFMQQSVKEGKPFYAYVPFTQVHFPSLPSPAFAGKSGHGDFADSVMEMDYHVGELLKEIDRLKVRDNTLVIFTSDNGPDDNWPWQGSAGPWRGYYFTHMEGSLRTPFIIRWPGNVPAGRVSNEIVHEVDTFTTLARIGGGNIPQDRPIDGVDQTDFFLGKTPNSARNGFPIYVADRLEGVKWKEWKMVFYEEQRNWWSPPVKLGTPKAFDLITDPKEEYPQSGLRTTWIARPLIGEAARFVGSLKKYPPIAAGTPDPYLPPVQK
- a CDS encoding transporter; the encoded protein is MMRDLYRTFLAASISLALYLPVANAVEGGMGRPLTGEQIDPLAGVVPVEPGIYAGLNAYYYDGASRNSAVPRGHTLEGGTQLSVLYTTLSLTYVWGSVGAWSFASSLAQPFQYAEVSASVSGTTLAGERSDHSTEIADTLLIPLLVGYHFNEANHLAMYVQIYAPTGSYSPDRLSSAGLNYWTFIPTLSYTHLDPDWGMEYTLSWGMQFNTTNPDTHYQSGTLSTLDALAIKRFNNGLGIGLAGGWIKQVSDDRGGLATVLGGYRSQSWGVGPIVTWEGKEGNLPLSLSLRWINEFAVKNRPDGNAFELSLAGQF
- a CDS encoding anaerobic sulfatase maturase — its product is MANSILLPGAQPAAPLKSQFYTMVKPVGASCNLDCRYCYYLHKESLLQQQRSQPMPPALLAEWVKQYIASQSGREIVFSWQGGEPTLAGLAYFEQIITLQQRFQPAGQRIVNTLQTNGTLLNERWCRWLKAHDFLVGLSIDGPEKLHDAFRLTRQQQPTFGMVMRGVEMLKKHNVAFNTLTVVNRLNAHHPLEVYRFLRDEVRPLMIQLIPCVEPKDFCRTAPQSWRADQMPRVGSAATFPGDPAAVVTDWSVKASQWGDFLCRVFDEWYGKDLGFVFVNLFETAVAQMMGLPAQICTHSRECGKALALEQDGSVYACDHYVYPEYRLGNIQQTPIATLASSARQSQFGRDKSAALTAYCRQCVHLSLCWGECPRNRFIQTPDGEPGLNYLCPGLKKFYQHAHPALRRMAADLA
- the ychF gene encoding redox-regulated ATPase YchF — protein: MGFKCGIVGLPNVGKSTLFNALTKAGIEAANFPFCTIEPNTGVVPMPDPRLDKLAEIIKPQRVVPTTMEFVDIAGLVKGASKGEGLGNQFLTNIRETEAIGHVVRCFENDNIIHVAGKVNPAEDIDVINTELALSDLETCERAIQRVQKKAKGGDKDAKAELAALEKCLPQLENAGMLRALDLSAEDKAAIRYLSFLTLKPTMYIANVNEDGFENNPYLDQVREIAANEGSVVVAVCAAVESDIAELEDEDRAEFMAELGLEEPGLNRVIRAGYELLSLQTYFTAGVKEVRAWTIPVGATAPQAAGKIHTDFEKGFIRAQTIAYDDFITYKGEQGAKEAGKMRSEGKEYIVKDGDVMNFLFNV
- a CDS encoding SulP family inorganic anion transporter, producing MSGMKNARLADVKNDVLAGCVVAVSMVPEAVGFSLVAGLSPIVGLHTAFIIGLVTALFGGKPGMVSGAAGSIVVVLMSLASEHGMAYVLWATIFAGLIQIAIGAFRLGKFIRLVPLPAIHGFVNGLAIVIMLAQLHMIAGQGPLMYGLVLLAILVVCLFPKVTRVIPSSLAALIIVSAVAIGFNLHTLRVGDMADITGTLPSFSLPTVPLTLETLRIVLPYAVVIALVGLIESLLTMTVLDEMGDKKGNGNRESIAQGAGNTLCGLFGCFAGCAMIGQSIINFTSGGRGRLSGTVGALLLILFVVSLSHYIGLLPVAALAGIMLVVCYNTFEWSSLRRLRRMPKADALVMVIVTLITIFTDLAVAVISGVIISALVFAWQHARITVRRRQQQGDVAIYQLEGPLFFGSTASFAELFDPAQDPEEVVIDFAATRVMDSSGVEAIDKLTGRYLDAGKRIRLRHLSPDCVRLLAKAGPFCSHELDDPHYFVAEEDYQPDEGKAGTGDIRRT
- the pth gene encoding aminoacyl-tRNA hydrolase, with protein sequence MSSIKLIVGLANPGAEYAQTRHNAGAWFVDLLARQHNVSLKEESKFFGHTGRLNLAGQDVRLLVPSTFMNLSGKAVAAMATFYRLNPDEILVAHDELDIPPGVAKIKLGGGNGGHNGLKDIQSKLGNNPNFYRLRIGIGHPGDKNKVVGFVLGKPPTSEQQLIDSAIDESLRCTELLMKEGLEVAMRRLHSFKA
- the ychH gene encoding stress-induced protein YchH, giving the protein MRRRNATRLGNVLMGIGLITMVGGVGYSMLNQLPQLNLPQFFAHGAVVSIFVGALLWLAGARIGGREQVCDRYWWVKHFDKRCTRSHTHHPR
- the prs gene encoding ribose-phosphate diphosphokinase: MPDMKLFAGNATPELAQRIANRLYTSLGDAAVSRFSDGEVSVQINENVRGGDIFIIQSTCAPTNDNLMELVVMVDALRRASAGRITAVIPYFGYARQDRRVRSARVPITAKVVADFLSSVGVDRVLTVDLHAEQIQGFFDVPVDNVFGSPILLEDMLQQNLENPIVVSPDIGGVVRARAIAKLLNDTDMAIIDKRRPRANVSQVMHIIGDVAGRDCVLVDDMIDTGGTLCKAAEALKERGAKRVFAYATHPIFSGNAVENIKNSVIDEVVVCDTIPLSPEIRALSKVRTLTLSGMLAEAIRRISNEESISAMFEH
- the ispE gene encoding 4-(cytidine 5'-diphospho)-2-C-methyl-D-erythritol kinase, which encodes MTRYWPSPAKLNLFLYITGRRPDGYHLLQTLFQFLEYGDTIGVAPREDGQIVLSTPVAGVPDEQNLMVRAARLLQSHCVAAGLPLPPGATLSVEKVLPMGGGLGGGSSNAATVLVALNELWQCGLSDEALAALGVQLGADVPVFVRGHAAFAEGIGEQLQPADPAEKWYLVAHPGVSIPTPVIFGDPELTRNTPVRPIDVLLTSPYANDCEPIARKRFCEVEQLLSWLLEYAPSRLTGTGACVFAEFDSESAARQVLSQAPEWVRGFVARGVNISPLHRARAGS
- the lolB gene encoding lipoprotein insertase outer membrane protein LolB encodes the protein MPMQPRTRLPALLRLLPLASVLLAACSTTPRGPATSPDSPQWQQHQQQVQHLSAYQTRGAFAYLSDRQKVYANFFWQQFSPTSYRLLLTNPLGSTEMELKVQNGVAQLTNSEGKQYVSDNPEEMLQKLTGMAIPLNSLRQWMLGLPGDASDFTLDDRYRLSALTYQQNGLTWKVTYADYNDEVQPSLPSNLTLTQGEQRIKLKMNRWVVSQ